The genomic segment TTCAAGGTCACCAACCTTCTGCCGCAGGGATGCGGCAGCAGAGGCTCCATGGAAGGATACACACCGTGTTGGTGAGACATGAAATCAGACATCAACATCAGTATTCATTTTCTGAGGAGCATGGAGTTCGCTGGTGCTGTGGTGCATCAATGTCATGGTATGGAGTTATCTATCAGATGCTATAGGTTGATGTTTTTCTATGGCAGCAGACCTTTGAAGATTCATCTTCTTCAACAGCACACAGATCAGCCATGATCTCCTTCAGGCTCTCTCTGGCACGCAACAGCCGGGATTTCAAGGCTGGTAATGTTATCCCCATTTCTGCTGCAACCTCTTTCTGTTGCCGACGTTCTAAGTCACATTCACGCAATAGGGTGCGTGTAGCCTCTGGTAGTTTATTCATCGCCTCAGGCAGACATTCTGTCAGGGTTACCAACTCGGATTGCTCCACTCCGGCCGGAAAGTCAATCTTATCTATGTCAACACAGTCTCTATTGCGCCTATGTTCATCGGTGATCAAATTCTTAGCGCTTCGATAAATCCAGGCCCGAGGTTGAGCCATATCGCAGAAGCTGTTGAAATTGTCTCTTGCTTTCAGAAATAATTCACTTAGAAGATCTTTAGCTTTTTCTGGATCAGCCACTCTTGACAATAAAAACATGTAAAACTCATCCTGATGTTGATCCCAAAACTCAGTTATACATGAGTTAAATGATTCGATACTTTTCATTAATCTACCTTCTGATTAAAGCTTAAAATTTCTCTATCGAGGAGTCATGCTTTCCTATCACAGCTAGCTACAGGAGCCGGAATAGACTTTGAGCTCGATGTTGATCGATTCATCAATAGAGCCCAGAAAATAATGTTGCAAATTTGATTCAGAAATTCCAGGCACAGCTCTAACGCCTCCTCGAGAGTGTCTTATGATGGCTCACTTTAAGAACAGTGATTAGATTCGTATGTGGCCTAAGTCAAACCAATTGCAACTTCCATAAAACTAGTTTTATGGAAATGAATTGTAGCCTATCTCTTAGAGCATAACAACGTTGATTGAGCTAACAGAAAAACCAACCCCCAGGGTAAAGAAATCATCGTTTTGCCACAAGGCTTGGCAGAGAGTCTGAGCCACAGAGGGGCTGAAATCATCAGGATTACTGAGGATTATTTGAGATCCGGGACCTTGTGGATTGTTCGCGGTGAGCACCATGCCTTGTGTATTAGGAGGGAGACTATCTTTTCAACTCGCCGTGGGTCTGCATCGGCATGTACCCTGAGCCCTTGGTCTGAGAGCTGGTCGCGATGTTAGCGAGGGTGATTTATAGTTTTTAATATTGCTTTCATCAGGAGGCATGAATGAAATGCTCCCTGCTTGCCATCGCGTTACCATCACCGGATGTGCCACTCGTCCAGCGGAGCGTACGGAATATACCAAGCTGCAGCCTCTTGAGAGCGGCTGGAGTCGTATCTATGTGAGTGCGGGGAGATATGCTGGAGTAAAGTTGTGGAGTGTTCACCAGGTCGGCCCCGTCTTCGTCGATGACCAACATGTGGGGAATACCGCAAAAGATGAGCATTTTGTGGTTGACCTGCGACTAGGGAGCTATGAGGAATATTGTGAACCAGAGCAGCCGGACAGGAACCGGGTTGAAAAACGCCAGTTCAGATTTAATGCTGGAGAGACGTATTACTTAAGCTGTGAAATGTCGAATAAAGGGGTTGGGATCGGCTTTGGCATGGTTGGCGCTATTTTCTCAAAATACTTAACCAAATCCTATTTAGCAGAAAAGACGATGAGTGACCCGGATAGCAAACTTGTTGCATACAAGAGATTGCAGCCCACACCCCTGAATAAATAGCTTCATTTTGACTCGCTTTAGTAAAGATCTGACATGCATCCGCGCCATCACGAGATGAGAGCAGATAATTGAGACTCTAGGTGAGCGAGAGCTGATGACTGGGTGAGTTATTTAGGCAAGTGGCATGTCATTAATGCTGCAACTTGGTGGAGCTTTCCTCTGAAGACTTCTGCCATCTTTAAGCCGACGTATCGACCAATCGAAGGGAGATCGGGAATGGAGACAAATTGCGGGCCGGTATAGGGTGTGGGCTTTTTGGTAAAGTGGACTGGATCTGCCTTGAGTGTCTCCTTTAGAACAAACTCAGAGAATGGTACTGACTGTAGGTACTCCTGATTATATGTAGAAAACCGCGAGCCCGGGGGACAGCATACCAGCCATCAGTATTTGCAACTTGCCTAATATACTCTTTCGAAAGCCCTGGTCACCAATTCATGAACATAGCCTTGATCCGGCAGGGGCATCCCTATGTAGGGTTCATGTTCGGATGCGGCTAAAACAACTTTATCTCTGGCTATAGCAAGATTGGCCACGAACAGTGCAAATATCAAAGGGAGAAAGAACAGGTTGCGCCCTGGGGATAGCCAATCTGGACAAGTATGTATCGCGGGTGGTGGGCTACTCATAACTCTCCTCCCTGAGAGTCTATGCGATCTGGAGATCTTTTCCTGCTCTAATTGTAGTTTAGTGGGAGAGCATATCTGCTCTGCGATAATCGAGCGGCTTTGCGCTTATAAATCTTTGCCAGGGATTTTGCAGCATTATCTGCAGATTACAGGCTGCTTAAGTCGAAGAGGGAAGAGATGAGCCTGCAGATGGACGCCTTGATGGGAATGCTTCAAAGGGGCCGGTGCGTTACCTGGCGATTAGAAGAGCTTAACGGGTTGTCTTACTGCAAGGTCACACACCCTGAAGGGACGGGCTCACTTGGATGGTTAACGTTCGATTTAAGTCAAGTCCATATTTACCAAAAAGCCTTTGTTTACTCACTAAGCAGGCTCTTCTCTTAGCTTAAATGAACACGCTTCTACTATAGAAATAGATGCTAACATGACCTGGTGAAGCTTGTTGCATCGGGCTTAGTAGTATACGATACGATAATCATTTTAAATAAAAAAGTCTGAATTCCATTGATAAAAGTATGGTTCTAGGAATGTATGTTAACGAGTCTTTTTAAGAGGGTTGATATTGAAATGTGTTTCTGTTAACTGCTCCAATGGTGGTGTGAATGCAGATAACTTTATGCAATAAATCGGTTAGGACTTTGCATTCATGCAATTAACTTTCTAGATTGTCGGTGGTAACATAAGAGTAATTCTTCCTCTACCTGATGGTCCAAAATTATAAGGTATGATGATAAAATGCTTTCTAAAACACTAGACTGGGACTTATTGAGAATTTTCTTCGTCATTTGTAAAACCGGCTCTCTTTCAAAGGCCAGTGATTATCTAAATATAAATCAGTCTACAATTTCACGCAAGCTTGCGAGACTTGAATTAAAATTAGGTGTTAGACTATTTGATAGAGTTTACAGTGGCCTTAAAGTAACTGATGAGGGTATTCAATTACTTGATTCAGTTAATAAAATAGACGTGGAAGTTAATAATATTAGTCGGCATTTTATGGGGAATGGTGACGAACTCTCAGGGAAAGTTGTTGTTGCAACTTTTGATGCAATGGCTGAGCATTTGCTACCGATTATCTTGTCTTTCCAAAAAAATAATCCAAATGTAACAGTTGAGCTTACTTCATCGGGTCATACATGTAATCTTGAAGATCGAGAAGCTGACATTTCTATTAGAGGTGCAATGAGCGTTCCTGAGGGTTTAATAGGGAAAAAAATATCACCAATTAGTACGTCAGCATATAGAAAATCTGATATTACCGGGGAGATGCCTTCTTCTTGGATCGGTTGGGGCAGCTCAGACAGCAAGCTTGATCCAACGCCTAAAGATGCCAAGGTCTCACTGAGATTTGATAATGTTGGGATGATACTAAAAGCTTGTGAGTCTGGCGCGGCCATTGCTACTCTTCCCTGCTTTATAGGCGATGCCTCCAAAAAACTTTGTCGTGTCCCGGGAACTTTCAACGAGGAACAGACTGGTCTGTGGATGCTTTGTCATAAAGATGTGATAAAGAAAAAGAGGGTAAGTGTTCTTTATAATTTATTACTGGATTTTTTCTATGAAAGTAATCCAGTAATAAATAGCTGAAGTTATTTCTAGTGTTACTTTTATAAAGATAAATTATAAAATGTATGCTGCATGGGGATCTTGGTTTATCTATAACCTAACTGGTTTACTTATGGGCGACTTACCTTTTATATAAATGTATCCCTCACATTGCCGTATGTATTTTTATAAATACAGCGATTTTCTTGTTTTCTTCATTGTAAGGTACAACTTATTCTCAAAGTATCCATTCCGTTGGGTCTTGGGCTAATAAAAAATCACATTGCCAGTGGTGAGTAAATAGTAGCTAAGATTAATATAGCTCAAGGCATTTATGCCTTGGCTGTATTGCAATTTTGCAAGGGTGATTAGTTGGTTAATTTGTAAGGTGTGTGTATCATAGGTTATATTACATGGTTCACCTGGTTGGGCTTTATTTTATGTAAATTTGAGTATATGGAGAGAAAGGTGTCACTGGAAACTTTATCTAGGATGATAGGTATATGGACAGGAAGCGGGGAAATGAATGATGGGAGCCGTAAAGGAGATATTCATGAATATCTAGAAATAAAACACAGTGATATCAATGATTGTTTGTCTTATGAGAGAAAGCTTAGGATAGACTATCCAACTGAATCAGTTCTTCATAATGAAATTGGATATGTTACACATGAAATGTTTAACATAATGACCTCATTAGGTGGTTACCTCCCATTAAAGTGGAATAGTGTTAGTGAAAGATATTGTCAAATGTATGAATCCTCGTTCATCAAAGGTATATCGAGAAAGGTTGTATTCCCTAACTCAGCGATGATGATTTGGGATAGTAGGTCAAAAATAATTAATGGTAGAGATTGGGTTACCCATAATGCATATGTTGAGTTTTTCTTGGTCAGTAGGTGAACTTTAATATATAAAACAAGATATAAATCAATCTCCTTATTTATGGAGTGATGCGTGAAAATTATACTCAGTACTATTTTGTAAGGTGATAAAATGAAAAGAATTTTTGAAAACTTATGGCAAACCGAAACAGAGAACCCTTTTTCAGGGCTAAACACCCATGCTTATGTTTTGAAAGTTGAGGGGGTAAATATTCTAATGTATAACACAAGTCTTATAAGCGAGGTTGATGAAATGGCTGATGTTGGAGGTATTGATTATCAACTTATCAGTCATAGGCATGAGGTAGGTAAATCATTAAGTCTAATTAAAAATAAATATAACAGCAAGCTCTGCATTAATAAATTAGAGGCTGGATCCTTTAAAGGTGATGTGGATGTTTATCTTGACCAAAACACAGATATAGTTGAGGGGTTAAAAGTTATCTCTACTCCCGGTCATACCAGTGGTGGAGTTTGCTTCTATTATAATCCGCCAGTGGGGAAGTCATATCTTTTTACCGGAGATACATATTTTATTTCAAATGGTTTACTTAGTACATTGATTTTTTCTAGTCATGGAGGTAATTCACATGATATGAAATGTAGTTTATTAAAGCTAAAAGAACTGTCTCCTGATTTCATCATACCCAGTGGCTCAGTAGGCGAGGTTAACATTTTAGAAATCACAAAAAGTGAATGGCAAGAAGCTATTGAATCTAGTTTGTTGAATATATAGAAATAGATGTTTATGATACTATCACCTTAATGGCTATTAATTAAAAGTGTTGTCTCATGCAATGTAATCATTGAATGTCGTACTTTTAGTTATAAAAGATTTCAACTTAGGTAAGTCTTTTGTTCATGAATCACTGATTCACAAGTTGATCTGAACTTAATAGAAAAACCCTCAAAAATAGAATTAATATTTGTGGAACAGCCAGTATATGCTCTACTGAGGACTCTTGAGGCATGTAAAAATACAAGGTGTTTTAGTTTCTATTACTATCCAGTTAAATAATGAGGTGGCTACTATCCAAGTGCTAATCTCTTGAACAACTAATTCGAGGTTTATATTATGAGGGTTCAATTTACAAACACTCAGGTTAGGATTCACTTGAATGTAATAGAATGCCATAATTTGAGTGATGGTATTCCTTTAGATCTTGAGTACAAGGTTGGAAAAAATTCACTTTACTCATGTCGCGTTGAATCCTGTGATTATATACAAGATTACCTGTTAAGTAATGATGGTGGCGAACACTTGATATTGTTTAACTCTACTCATGTTAAGAAATTTATTAGTAACGATAAAACTTCACCATTCATTTTGGATAATGGAAAAGTGGTAATATTAGTCGAGCGGAATAATTAGATTTAATTTCACCTTGTTATTTAAGGAATAAATATGCCTAGAGAATAAGGGGGGAGTAGAGTTGAAACTTTCACTACCGTTAATATGTCTTCTAAATACTAAAGTCAGGTTTTATTTTAATTTTACTCAAACAGGTATAGGAAATACTGGGTTATTTCTTCTGAGCTTAAGGGTGATTCTGCATAGTATTTTATTCTCAAGGGAATCCGGGATATGACGAGAGCGGAGTGAGAAGGGATTGCAAAGGGGAAGCAATTTCCCCTTTGGCCGAAGGTCACAGCCAGGAACCTGTACCGAAGGCACAAATTCCGGCCCACAACTGTATTTTAAAGTCTCAACTTCTGATCATTCGCTGCGGTTGACGACTGGCAGTCGCAGCTCCACCTGTTTTTGCGCCATGATTGCGGCCAGAGCCGGTGGGGGCGACTGATCACTGAACAGGGCCGTCGCCTGACCTATATTACCGATCTCCACTGCGGCCGAGGAGTGGTACTTGGTATGGTCGGCGGCGAGTAGCAGGTGACGGGAATGACCCATCATCGCCTTGACCACGGCGCTTTCGTTGACATCGTACTCCAGCATGCTGCCATCCTCCTCAAGGGCGCCCATGCTGGTGATCAGGTAGTCGGCGCGAAATCCTTCAATAAAGGCGACCGCTGCCGGACCTATGATGCCACCGTTATGAGGGCGCAGGGAGCCGCCGGGTACCATGACTTCGAACGATTCAGATTTATACAGGATATCTGCCACCCGCAGGCTGTTGGTGATGATGCGCAGATCTTTATGGGATCTGAGCGCCCTTGCGATCTGCTCCACTGTGGTACCAATGGAGAGAAACAGGGTGCAACGGTCGGGAATATAGTCAGCGATCGCCTGAGCGATCGCCTCCTTCTCTGCGGTATAGGAGATTTCTCGTTGTTCAAAATCTGTATTGACCACACTCGATGCGCGTCCCGCACCGCCGTGGTGACGAGTCACCAGGCGCTGCTCGCTGAGTTTGCGAATATCGCGGCGGATCGTTTGAGTCGACACCTCCAGCAGTTGGGATAGTTCCTCAATACTCATATAACCGCGCTCTGAGATCAGGGCGATCAGCTGGTCATGGCGCGGATTACCGGTAAACCCGGAGAGGTTCATGCGCGCTCCTTGTAAAATGGACATGGATGTGACCATTTTAATCATAAACTGACAAAAATGTGTTTAATTGATCACAATCCGGGATCCCGCTGCGACCTCCGGGCTGGGTACACTTGAGTGCTGCCGTGGCGCAGGCGAGCTGTACCGCCTGCTCCTGGGAGGAGCCTTCGGCGAGGGCATAGGCGAGGGCCCCATGAAACACATCGCCGGCACCTGTGGTGTCAACCACTTCAACCTTGAAGCTGTTTTGATGCTTCATCTTTCCCTGGCTCAGGTAGTAGCAGCCTTTGGCTCCGGCCGTCACATACATAGCGCCGTTGGCACGGCCGCTCATCATCTGCAGGGCCTGTTGGATATTTTCCTCAGGGCAGCAGCGATGTAGTCCTGGTTCAGAAAACGCCACATGATCGGCTAGTGTGACCAGCGGCAGAATATCCTGGGGGTGACATCGGCATCCAGCAGGGTCGGCACTCCGGCTTTTGCCGCCAGGGTGAAGGCTAACTGAGCTCCCTCGTCCCAGCGCACGTCTGCCAGAACCAGATCGTAGGCGCTAAAATCGATCTCATGCAGCCAGTCGGCGTTGTTTGGTAGCTCAGGACTGGCTGCATTGATGATGGTCCGTTCACCCTGGGCATCCACCAGAATCGCCGATTGGGAGGAGCGAGCTCCCGGGATACGTTGGGTATAGCGGCAGTTGACACCATAGTATTCAAGCTCTGCGATGATCGCATCACCGCAGTCATCACTTCCGACCCGACCGATAAAATCAACCTCGGCTCCCAGGCGACTCGCCGCAACCGCCGCTGTGGCAGCGGGTCCACCCCCCATCTCCCTGTATTGATTGGCGACATATTTACCCGAGGTCATCGGCAGTTGATCCAGGTAGTAGATGCGATCCTGCACCGCGATGCCGACACATGCGATCTTGCTCATAAGAGAACTCCTTTTGTTGTGTTTAATTGCAGCTGCTGATCATTTTATCGGGGGCAAAATCGAAAAGAGTGACGAATGTCATGTTTTTTACTTAAAACAACAAATATGATCACTTTCGAGCGATAAGTGACAAATCTGAACACAGACGAGTCCACCGAATTCAACAAGGAGATCAGCAATGGCTACAGTAGCATTTATTGGTTTAGGACAGATGGGGCAGCCGATGGCTCTCAATCTGCTTAAAGGGGGAGAGCAGTTGCGGATCTATGATCGCAACCCCAACGCGATGCAGGCGTTGACTGAGCAGGGCGCTTTCTCCTGTGATTCGCCAGCCGAAGCTGCTGAGGGAGCCGAGTTTGTCATCACCATGCTGCCTAATGGCGATCTGGTTAAAGAGGTACTGCTGGGTGAGCAGGGGGTGTGTAGCAAACTGGATAGCAAGGCGCTGCTGATCGATATGTCGACCATCCATCCTCTGCAGAGCGATCAACTACGTGAGCAACTGGCTCAACTCGGATTTAGCTATATGGATGCTCCGGTTGGCCGCACTTCCGATCATGCGGTTGCCGGTACACTGCTGATCCTTGGCGGGGGAGATGCGACGCAGCTTGAGCGGGCACGTCCATTGCTGATGAAGATGGGCAGCGAACTTATCGAGGCGGGCGGTCCCGGCATGGGGATCCGGGTCAAGCTCATCAACAACTATATGAGCATTGCTCTCAACGCATTGTCTGCCGAGGCCGCGACCCTGTGTGAAGGGCTGGGCCTGTCATTTGATGTTGCCCTTGAGGTGATGCAGGGCACGCCGGCAGGCAAGGGGCACTTTACCACTACCTGGCCGAACAAGGTGCTCAAGGGGGATCTCTCTCCCGCCTTTATGATCGATCTGGCCCATAAGGATCTCGGGATCGCCATGGATGTGGCAAATCAGCTGCATGTCACCATGCCGATGGGCGCTGCGGCACGTGAACTCTTCAGCCAGGCAAGAGCCGCCGGGCGCGGGAAGCAGGACTGGACCGCGATCCTGGAGCAGGTGCGCGCAGCATCCGGGCTCACTTCAAAAGAATCAACCAAGACGAATTAAGGAGACAATGATGCCATATATCTCGGGAAAACAGATGATCCAGAAGGCCTGGCAAAATGGCTACGGGATCGGCGCATTCAGCGCCCATAACGCGGAAACCATTGCTGCCATCCTGGAGGCAGCAGAGGCGGAGCAGGCGCCGGTGATGATCCAGATCGGCCAGAAGGTGATCAGCGTCATGGACCTTGAGCCAATGAAGGCGATGGTCGATGCCTTCATGGAGAAGATCACAGTTCCTGTGGCGATCCACCTGGATCACAGCCGCAGCTTCGAGCAGACCATGCGTGCAGCGCGTTGTGGCTTCCAGTCTTTGATGTTTGATGGCTCACACCTGGAGTTTGATGAGAATGTTCGTATCACCCGCGATGTCGCCAATGTTGCCAGTGCCCTGGGCATAGGTATGGAGGGGGAGATAGGTAAGATTGGTGGTACCGAAGATGATATCTCGGTCGATGAGAAGGATGCCCTGATCACTACCTGCGATGAGGCACAGCGCTTTGTTGATGGGACTGGGGTGGATTATCTGGCGGTCTCTATAGGCACGGCTCATGGGGTTTACAAGCAGGAGCCTAAACTTGCATTCGGACGCCTCAAGGAGATCCGCGATGAGATCCAAAAGCCTATCGTACTGCACGGTGGCTCCGGGGTTCCCGATGATCAGGTGCGTGAAGCGATCTCCCTTGGCGTTGCCAAGATCAATGTGGATACCGAGCTGCGTCAGGCGTTTACCCAGGGGGTCAATGAGATACTTCAGGCTAACCCGGATGAGGTAACCCTGGCGGTCTCCCTCGGACGGGGACGTGAGGTGATGCGTGACAAGGTAGTGGAGAAGATCCGCCTGTTTGGCAGCCAGGGCAAGGCTGCAGATTTTAACTCCGTAAGTCACTCAAACTAGGACCGACTCATGACCCAGATAACGAAGCATTTTTTTGGTGAACATCAGGGACAGGAAGTGAGTCTCTATACACTAACCAACAAAAACGGCCTGCGGCTGTGTGTAACCGACTATGGTTGCATCATCACCCAGCTATGGGTGCCGGATCGAAACGGTGAGCTGGCGGATATCGTACTGGGTTTTGATGAGCTGGCCAGTTATCAGGCAGGACACCCCTTTTTCGGGGCCATCGCCGGACGCTGCGCCAACCGTATCGGTGGGGGGCGCTTCTCGCTCAAGGGGCAGGAGTATCAGCTTGCCTGCAATGAGGCGCCCACCGGTCAGCACCTGCATGGTGGGGTGCGTGGCTTTGATAAGTATGTGTGGCGCTCTGAGGTCGATGGTGACGGCATCCTGTTCTCACGAGTTTCTGCCGATGGTGAGGAGGGGTATCCGGGGGAGCTATGGGTGACTCATCGGATTGCCCTGACCGATGACAATCGTCTGGTGTTTGACTACAGCGCCCATAGCGATCGCACCACAGTGGTTAATCTGACCAACCACAGTTACTACAACCTGAGTGGTCAGCGGCAGGATATTTGCCAGCATCAGCTGCAGATCAATGCCGATTTTATCACTCCCACCGATCCGGCCACCTCTTTGCCCACAGGTGAAGTCCTGAGTGTGGCAGGCAGTGCGTTTGACTTCCGGCAGGCCACCTGCCTCGGGGAGGCGATGGCCAGACGGCCCGATCGCGACTTTGATATTAACTATGTGTTGCGTCGCGACAGTGAATCGCTGCGGTTTGCGGCCGAAGTCACTGAGCCAAATTCGGGGCGAGTGATGCGGGTCCTGACCAACCAGCCCGGAGTTCAGCTGTATAACGGCTTTAAGCTCTCCAATAAGCACTGGGAGGGTAAAGGAGGTGAGATCTATCGTGCCTTTGCAGGCTTCTGCCTCGAGGCCCAGGCGTTTCCCGATAGCATTCACCAGCCTCACTTCTGTGATGTGGTGTTGCAACCGGGTGAAACCTATCAACACCGTACCGAGCATCACTTTTCTGTCATCGATGGGCAGGAGTAAGTCGGTTATCCGATGATATTTGAGTCTTAATGGAGCTGATGTAATGAGCTTTTTCTCTATCTATACCCCGGAGGGGGTCCTGCTATCCGTTGGCACAGTGCTGATTGTGACAGGCCTGATGTTTTCCTACACCTTTGTCGGTATCTGTGCCGGCTTTGGTGGAGGATTAACTTCGATGCCCCTCATCACCCTGCTGCTTCCGGTTAAGATGGCGGCACCCATGTCGGTGATTGTGGGGACGGTCACCGCCATCTATGCAACCTGGCTGTCGCGCAAGGAGGTGGATTGGCGATCCTCTGCGGTGCTGATATTGTTTTCGGCGCTGGGGGTACCGGTTGGCTTGTATGCTCTGTCTTACCTGCCGGATGATCTGATGAAGATAGGACTGGGGGCATTTTTGATCCTCTACTCCTTCTACAGCCTGTTTATCCCCAAGCTGCCTATCTATGACCGGCGCTGGATCGCGGCACCCATGGGAGCGATTGCCGGTGCCCTGGGCGCAGCATTCTCTACCAATGGTCCACCTGTGGTGATCTATGGCATGCTGCGTAATCTTGGTCCGGCAGCATTTCGCGGCACCCTGAACGCCTTTTTTACCGCCAACAACATCATTATTATCTCGGGTCTGGTAACCAGCGGGATCCTGACAGTGTCTACGGTCAAGCTGGTCATGTTTTCGATCCCAACCATGATCCTGGGTAGCCTGGTGGGCCAGTGGGTTCATAAGAGAATGCCGGTGGCGGTATTCCGTAAGCTGGTGTTTATCCTGCTGATTGCATCGGGCTCGATGCTGATTAAAGGGGCGGCGGATCTGCCAGCTGCCTGGGTGCTGGGTTCGAGCTTTGGGTTGCTGATTATCTGCCAGTTGCTGTTTGGCAAGAAGGTGGCAGCGATCCGTGCTCAGGAGAGTGCCTGAAGTTTTGTAGCCATGAGATAAAACTGAACTAAAA from the Dongshaea marina genome contains:
- a CDS encoding MBL fold metallo-hydrolase produces the protein MKRIFENLWQTETENPFSGLNTHAYVLKVEGVNILMYNTSLISEVDEMADVGGIDYQLISHRHEVGKSLSLIKNKYNSKLCINKLEAGSFKGDVDVYLDQNTDIVEGLKVISTPGHTSGGVCFYYNPPVGKSYLFTGDTYFISNGLLSTLIFSSHGGNSHDMKCSLLKLKELSPDFIIPSGSVGEVNILEITKSEWQEAIESSLLNI
- a CDS encoding heme-binding beta-barrel domain-containing protein; amino-acid sequence: MSLETLSRMIGIWTGSGEMNDGSRKGDIHEYLEIKHSDINDCLSYERKLRIDYPTESVLHNEIGYVTHEMFNIMTSLGGYLPLKWNSVSERYCQMYESSFIKGISRKVVFPNSAMMIWDSRSKIINGRDWVTHNAYVEFFLVSR
- a CDS encoding DUF2846 domain-containing protein gives rise to the protein MNEMLPACHRVTITGCATRPAERTEYTKLQPLESGWSRIYVSAGRYAGVKLWSVHQVGPVFVDDQHVGNTAKDEHFVVDLRLGSYEEYCEPEQPDRNRVEKRQFRFNAGETYYLSCEMSNKGVGIGFGMVGAIFSKYLTKSYLAEKTMSDPDSKLVAYKRLQPTPLNK
- a CDS encoding LysR family transcriptional regulator translates to MLSKTLDWDLLRIFFVICKTGSLSKASDYLNINQSTISRKLARLELKLGVRLFDRVYSGLKVTDEGIQLLDSVNKIDVEVNNISRHFMGNGDELSGKVVVATFDAMAEHLLPIILSFQKNNPNVTVELTSSGHTCNLEDREADISIRGAMSVPEGLIGKKISPISTSAYRKSDITGEMPSSWIGWGSSDSKLDPTPKDAKVSLRFDNVGMILKACESGAAIATLPCFIGDASKKLCRVPGTFNEEQTGLWMLCHKDVIKKKRVSVLYNLLLDFFYESNPVINS
- a CDS encoding DeoR/GlpR family DNA-binding transcription regulator codes for the protein MNLSGFTGNPRHDQLIALISERGYMSIEELSQLLEVSTQTIRRDIRKLSEQRLVTRHHGGAGRASSVVNTDFEQREISYTAEKEAIAQAIADYIPDRCTLFLSIGTTVEQIARALRSHKDLRIITNSLRVADILYKSESFEVMVPGGSLRPHNGGIIGPAAVAFIEGFRADYLITSMGALEEDGSMLEYDVNESAVVKAMMGHSRHLLLAADHTKYHSSAAVEIGNIGQATALFSDQSPPPALAAIMAQKQVELRLPVVNRSE
- the yihU gene encoding sulfolactaldehyde 3-reductase → MATVAFIGLGQMGQPMALNLLKGGEQLRIYDRNPNAMQALTEQGAFSCDSPAEAAEGAEFVITMLPNGDLVKEVLLGEQGVCSKLDSKALLIDMSTIHPLQSDQLREQLAQLGFSYMDAPVGRTSDHAVAGTLLILGGGDATQLERARPLLMKMGSELIEAGGPGMGIRVKLINNYMSIALNALSAEAATLCEGLGLSFDVALEVMQGTPAGKGHFTTTWPNKVLKGDLSPAFMIDLAHKDLGIAMDVANQLHVTMPMGAAARELFSQARAAGRGKQDWTAILEQVRAASGLTSKESTKTN
- a CDS encoding aldose epimerase family protein; the protein is MTQITKHFFGEHQGQEVSLYTLTNKNGLRLCVTDYGCIITQLWVPDRNGELADIVLGFDELASYQAGHPFFGAIAGRCANRIGGGRFSLKGQEYQLACNEAPTGQHLHGGVRGFDKYVWRSEVDGDGILFSRVSADGEEGYPGELWVTHRIALTDDNRLVFDYSAHSDRTTVVNLTNHSYYNLSGQRQDICQHQLQINADFITPTDPATSLPTGEVLSVAGSAFDFRQATCLGEAMARRPDRDFDINYVLRRDSESLRFAAEVTEPNSGRVMRVLTNQPGVQLYNGFKLSNKHWEGKGGEIYRAFAGFCLEAQAFPDSIHQPHFCDVVLQPGETYQHRTEHHFSVIDGQE
- a CDS encoding sulfite exporter TauE/SafE family protein, whose protein sequence is MSFFSIYTPEGVLLSVGTVLIVTGLMFSYTFVGICAGFGGGLTSMPLITLLLPVKMAAPMSVIVGTVTAIYATWLSRKEVDWRSSAVLILFSALGVPVGLYALSYLPDDLMKIGLGAFLILYSFYSLFIPKLPIYDRRWIAAPMGAIAGALGAAFSTNGPPVVIYGMLRNLGPAAFRGTLNAFFTANNIIIISGLVTSGILTVSTVKLVMFSIPTMILGSLVGQWVHKRMPVAVFRKLVFILLIASGSMLIKGAADLPAAWVLGSSFGLLIICQLLFGKKVAAIRAQESA
- a CDS encoding class II fructose-bisphosphate aldolase; translated protein: MPYISGKQMIQKAWQNGYGIGAFSAHNAETIAAILEAAEAEQAPVMIQIGQKVISVMDLEPMKAMVDAFMEKITVPVAIHLDHSRSFEQTMRAARCGFQSLMFDGSHLEFDENVRITRDVANVASALGIGMEGEIGKIGGTEDDISVDEKDALITTCDEAQRFVDGTGVDYLAVSIGTAHGVYKQEPKLAFGRLKEIRDEIQKPIVLHGGSGVPDDQVREAISLGVAKINVDTELRQAFTQGVNEILQANPDEVTLAVSLGRGREVMRDKVVEKIRLFGSQGKAADFNSVSHSN
- a CDS encoding sigma-70 family RNA polymerase sigma factor; this translates as MKSIESFNSCITEFWDQHQDEFYMFLLSRVADPEKAKDLLSELFLKARDNFNSFCDMAQPRAWIYRSAKNLITDEHRRNRDCVDIDKIDFPAGVEQSELVTLTECLPEAMNKLPEATRTLLRECDLERRQQKEVAAEMGITLPALKSRLLRARESLKEIMADLCAVEEDESSKVCCHRKTSTYSI